CAGGGCTTCGACTCAACGCGCCCCTGGGAGCAACAAGCGGCTGCAGCATGGCCAGTCTCCCCCgcatcactgccctctcccttgcccttcctctctgcagcccccctcttctccagctcctccctccccgctctgctcccctccccaaatcaGCCTGCAGGTCACCTCCCGTTCCTCCTCTCTCGGAGCACACGAGCAGCCGGAAGATTGACTGGCCCCTTCGGAGACCCCAGCTCCGGAGCTCAGCTCTGCCCAGCCGCAGGGAGCTGCCCGGCCCATGCTGTCACAGAGGAACAGGAGAGTGGCAGAAGGGAGAGGAGTGACACAGTGGCACTACATGCTCCGGCGTGGCGCCCGGGAGGGGTGGCACCCTGGGGTGCTCCTGCGGCGTGGCTGCTGCTAGACCACGGCGCATTTACTGCTGCTTTTCTTTGGAGAACTTTTCAAGTCCAGGTTCCCTTTGGGGATTTTACCCTGAAAGAGAGAGTGAGCCAGTCACTGTCGGGTGCCCTTGCAGCCCGGGGTCACTCAGTGGGGGCACTCTCCTCTGAGCCAGGGCGGGCCCCATGCCCCAGGATGGGCTCCCTATGAGTAGTGTGACTGTGCCAATGCCCCGAcagggcactagggggcgctgtgctgctgggagtgcGGTCTGGGGTCTGGCTTCGCCACCAggggtcattaaagatcccaaatTACTGCCCTGGCCATGTTCCAATGCAGGGTGTTCCCATCAGCCTTAGATACCGTAGCCTCACCAGCGTCCTGGCCTGGCCTGCTGTATAGCACGGCAGTGTGATGGTTAAACAGCTTTTGCGCCCCactccagaggcagctgcatctcagcaccagacGAGGGATCCCTGTAGAACCAgtccccatgccccaccccagaggtggctgcatctcagcaccagacGAGGGATCCCTGTAGAACCAgtccccacgccccaccccagaggtggctgcatctcagcaccagacGAGGGATCCCTGTAGAACCAgtccccacgccccaccccagaggtggctgcatctcagccccaGGGGAGGGAAGTGCTGGAGAAAAGCAAGATCATTCACAGGGAAAGGCAGATTCATGCTGCTTTTCTGTCCCCATCTCAACGCCTCCTGCTGGAAGGAGGCCGAGCTGCGCAGGTCACCTCTAACTCAGGGGGCTCCCTAGCCCGCCTGGACCCCGCATGCTCACCAGTTTCTTGGTGGATTTCAGCAGGATGTCCTGGGCCAGGGTGTTGAAGGcctgaggggagagaggagcaggtTACGGAAGGCCAGCCAGggacactggggtgggggctgtgagctggctgggggaggggacgcTTAGCAGTGGGAAACAAAAGCCTCTGGGTGAATCTTAGCGTCCCCCTCTCCCCGCTTCCATGGGAGCATATGGGGAGGACCTGCCTGTGGGCCAGAGGTCCCGAGGGTGGGTCTCACAGCTTCACTGGAGCCCCCCACTCAGTCCATTCCAGGGATGGGCAAGAGATCTGCCTGGGGTCCTCCTACAGCCCAGATACTGAGAGagacctctcttccctccccagggGCACTGCACCACCCACCACCCAGCCCCTGGCAGCAGCCCTCCTGGGCCGGCCTGGGGGCTGCTTCTCCCAGGCTGCCCCTAGGCAGTGAGCgcccagtgcagggggctggaggcacaacggggcagggcccagggaccTCGGGGAGTCGTCCCCTGGGAGGGAGCCAGGTCCCACTCCGCTTACCTCCTCCACATTCACACTGGACTTGGCACTGGTCTCAAAGAACCGGATCCCATGTTCCTTTGCGAGCTGCCAGGAGAGAAAGGGACCTTTGAGCCAggcacccacagcccccccgacCTCCTTCCCTCTCGCTAATGGCCGAGACCCAGCACAGCTGCCCCTCCATCCCGGGGAGACACAATCACGGCCTCAGAGACACCCCAGGACGGGGGTGAGATGGGAGGAGCAAGGCCTGGCCCTTGGGACTCTGCTGCATTCAGCACCGCTGGGGGCTGCCACCCTGTGCCcagctgtccccaccccccgatCCAGCCATGAATGACAGTGGCACTCGTGCCACCGACCTGaggtcccctcccgcccccccgtaCCTTCTCTGCACTCTCCCGCTGCACCTTGCGCTTGGTCTCCATGTCACACTTGTTCCCCAGGAGGAGGCGCTCCACCCCCGCAGAAGCGTTCTGGAGGAGAGAGCAGATCTGGGGGAGATCAACCCCTGGGCCCCGAGCCCACCATCCATCCCCCCTCTGAGTCCCCCTTCAGCCATCCTCCAggtacccccacccctccctcacaTCCCCAACCGGCCCCCAGTCCTGCATTCGCCACGGTCACAACTCTGCCGGCGCCCCTtgctcctgacccgcagcccccatccgccagcgcccctcactcccgacccgcagcccccatccgccagcgcccctcactcccgacccgcagccccctgcccccatccgcctccgccggcgcccctcactcccgacccgcagccccctgcccccatccgcctccgccagcgcccctcactcccgacccgcagccccctgccgccATCCGcctccgccggcgcccctcactcccgacccgcagcccccatccGCCTccgccagcgcccctcactcccgacccgcagccccctgcccccatccgcctccgccggcgcccctcactcccgacccgcagccccctgcccccatccgcctccgcctccgcccctcactcccgacccgcagccccctgcccccatccgcctccgcccctcactcccgacccgcagccccctacccccatccgcctccgccggcgcccctcactcccgacccgcagccccctacccccatccgcctccgccggcgcccctcactcccgacccgcagccccctgcccccatccgcctccgcccctcactcccgacccgcagccccctacccccatccgcctccgccggcgcccctcactcccgacccgcagccccctacccccatccgcctccgccggcgcccctcactcccgacccgcagccccctgcccccatccgcctccgcccctcactcccgacccgcagccccctgcccccatccgcctccgccggcgcccctcactcccgacccgcagccccctgcccccatccgcctccaccggcgcccctcactcccgacccgcagccccctgcccccatccacctccgccggcgcccctcactcccgacccgcagccccctgcccccatccgcctccgcccctcactcccgacccgcagcccccatccgcctccgcccctcactcccgacccgcagccccctgcccccatccacctccgcccctcactcccgacccgcagccccctgcccccatccgcctccgccggcgcccctcactcccgacccgcagccccctacccccatccgcctccgccggcgcccctcactcccgacccgcagccccctgcccccatccgcctccgcccctcactcccgacccgcagcccccatccgcctccgcccctcactcccgacccgcagcccactgcccccatccacctccgcccctcactcccgacccgcagccccctgctagcccagccttgAACAACTTGTAACCCCACATAACACCTCATGTGGGTGGTGACCAGACCATggccctggcacagcccccccccccccccccccccgcacctccttgATGCTCTTCATCCAGTTCTGGATGTTCTCGAAGGATTTCTCATCCGTGATGTCGTAGACGAGGATGATTCCCTGGAAGAGACGCTCGCTCAGTGGGGCTGGACCCGGGCTCTAGGCCCCTGCTAGCCTGGCCCTCAGCAGTGCCCAGAAGCCCCCCAATGGTTAATGGAGCAGCTTGGACCGagcacctcccacccccgtcgcCTGGCAGGGGCCCGGGCCCCAGATCCTCCGGATGGCCCACCAGAGTCCCAGGctagccccactccctccagTGGGGCCCACTGAGATAGAGGCACTGCCCTACTCCCAGCTGCACTGTCGGGGGGG
Above is a window of Chrysemys picta bellii isolate R12L10 chromosome 20, ASM1138683v2, whole genome shotgun sequence DNA encoding:
- the RAB13 gene encoding ras-related protein Rab-13 isoform X1, which gives rise to MAKSYDHLFKLLLIGDSGVGKTCLIIRFAEDNFTSTYISTIGIDFKIRTVEIEGKKIKLQVWDTAGQERFKTITTAYYRGAMGIILVYDITDEKSFENIQNWMKSIKEICSLLQNASAGVERLLLGNKCDMETKRKVQRESAEKLAKEHGIRFFETSAKSSVNVEEAFNTLAQDILLKSTKKLGKIPKGNLDLKSSPKKSSSKCAVV
- the RAB13 gene encoding ras-related protein Rab-13 isoform X2, coding for MAKSYDHLFKLLLIGDSGVGKTCLIIRFAEDNFTSTYISTIGIDFKIRTVEIEGKKIKLQVWDTAGQERFKTITTAYYRGAMGIILVYDITDEKSFENIQNWMKSIKENASAGVERLLLGNKCDMETKRKVQRESAEKLAKEHGIRFFETSAKSSVNVEEAFNTLAQDILLKSTKKLGKIPKGNLDLKSSPKKSSSKCAVV